One stretch of Myxocyprinus asiaticus isolate MX2 ecotype Aquarium Trade chromosome 23, UBuf_Myxa_2, whole genome shotgun sequence DNA includes these proteins:
- the LOC127414076 gene encoding secreted frizzled-related protein 5-like, producing MAEKRQVSLTQAFTLVLVLLTSVTSAEEYDYYSWQSDNFHNGRFYAKQPQCVDIPADLRLCYNVGYKKMRLPNLLDHETMPEVKQQAGSWVPLLAKQCHADTQVFLCSLFAPVCLDRPIYPCRSLCEAVRDSCAPVMETYGFPWPEMLQCEKFPIDNDLCIPMQFSAGHATQTPVSKVCPPCDNELKADTIMEHYCASDFALKMKIKEVKKEKGDRKLIAAQKKKKVLKMGVLRKKDLKKLTLYIKNGANCPCSQLDNLGSSFLIIGRKVDQQLLLMSIHKWDKKSKELKFAIKYMKSHQCPTYHTVFQ from the exons ATGGCAGAGAAGAGGCAGGTGTCTCTGACCCAGGCCTTCACCCTGGTGTTGGTTCTTCTCACCTCAGTTACTTCAGCAGAGGAATACGACTATTACAGCTGGCAATCGGACAATTTCCACAATGGCCGGTTTTATGCCAAGCAACCGCAGTGTGTGGATATCCCAGCTGACCTGCGGCTCTGCTACAATGTGGGCTACAAAAAGATGAGGCTACCAAACCTGTTGGACCATGAGACCATGCCCGAGGTCAAGCAGCAAGCGGGCAGCTGGGTGCCCCTCTTGGCAAAGCAATGCCATGCTGACACGCAGGTGTTCCTGTGTTCCCTGTTTGCTCCGGTCTGCCTGGATCGGCCCATCTACCCCTGTCGCTCTCTGTGTGAGGCTGTGCGGGACAGCTGTGCCCCAGTTATGGAGACCTACGGCTTCCCCTGGCCAGAGATGCTACAGTGCGAGAAGTTCCCCATCGACAATGACCTGTGTATTCCCATGCAATTCTCAGCAGGGCACGCCACTCAAACTCCAG TTTCAAAAGTGTGTCCACCTTGTGACAACGAGCTGAAAGCTGACACCATAATGGAGCACTACTGCGCCAGTGACTTTG CCCTCAAGATGAAGATCAAAGAGGTGAAAAAGGAAAAAGGCGACCGCAAGCTCATCGcagcacaaaaaaagaagaaggtTCTGAAGATGGGTGTTCTGAGGAAGAAAGACTTAAAGAAGCTCACGCTATACATCAAGAACGGAGCAAACTGTCCCTGCTCGCAGCTGGACAATCTCGGGAGCAGCTTCCTCATCATAGGACGCAAAGTGGACCAACAGTTACTGCTCATGTCCATCCACAAATGGGACAAGAAGAGCAAGGAGCTCAAGTTTGCCATCAAATACATGAAGTCTCATCAGTGTCCCACCTATCACACTGTCTTCCAGTGA